CGGGCGTGGGCCCGCTCGCGCAACTGGCGCTGAGTCTACGGAGCATCGCTTGAAATGTGAGTGCCGCAGCTTCCGCTTCTTCCCGTGAGCGAACGTTCTCCCCCAGATAGTCGAGGGTCACCCAATAGCCCTCGGAAGTGAGTCTCTGGGCGATCTCAATCGCAGATTCGAGGCTTTCCCCCGCAATGAAGCGGCGCACGAGCGGCCGGAGCAGAAAGGTCTTGCGGACGAGCCACTCCGTGAATCTCCAGGAAGCGATTTTGAGGGTGAGGGAGCGGACCAGCATGGGGCGGCGAGAGTTTACACCGCAGCCCCAATTCCGGGCGACGGATCGGGGCACGCCTTCGCGAAAGTCTCAAGCACATCGCGAAACTCTTCGAGCGAGCTGCACGAGGTGAGCCTTGCGCGAGCCTGAGATGCGCCAGGGTAGCCCTTGATGTAGAGTGGAATCTGACCCCTCAGTCTCCGACAAGCCCGGCGCTCCGCGTCTTCGACGATGGGTTGAGGGATGGCTTCGACCTCGTCCCACTCGGCCACTCCCGCCTCAAAGGCGATGAGCCAACGAAGGTGTTGCAGCGCGACTTCGATGCGCTCTCGCAGACTCGGAGGACGCGGGATTTGGCGACCCTCGACCGCGGCGACGATCTCCGCCAATCGCCACGGGTTGGAAATCGCGGCGCGTCCCACCATGACCCCGTCACAACCGGTTTCGGCAAACATCCGCAGCGCATCGCTACCCGACCGGATGTCCCCGTTGCCCACCAAGGGGATCTGGATCGCCTCGCGGAGCCGCCGGATCAGGTCCCAGTCGGCCTCGCCCTCGAAACCCTGCTTTGCGAACCTCGCATGGAGCGTCAGCATTTTCGCCCCCGCCGATTCAAACCGTTGGGCCAATTCCGGCGCGGCGAACTCGGAGTAGTCCCACCCCGCCCGAACCTTGACGGTCACCGGAATCCGGACGGCCTTGACGACGGCCCCGACGATCCGCTCGGCCGTCGAAGCGTCCTTGAGCAGCGCGGCCCCCGAACCCGTGCGGCAGACTTTGGGCACCCAGCATCCCATGTTGATGTCCACCAGGTCGGCGCCCGCCTCTTCCACGACCCGTGCCGTCTCCGCCATCACCTCCGGATCGCCGCCGAAAATCTGGACTCCAATGGGCCGCTCGTCGGGATGGACCCTCAGTTTCTGCAACGACTTCGCCGCGCCATAGTGGAGGGCCATCGCGCTGACGAACTCGGTCACCACCAGCCCGGGCCGGCCGATTCTCTTTGCGATGCGGCGAAACGGCTGGTTTGTGACCTCTTCCATCGGCGCGAGCACCACGGGCGGATCGATCTCGACCGCGCCCACGCGAATCGGCTGGGGTGATTTGAGTCTACTCATGCGTCAAAGGGCCAGTACTTTTGCTAGACCTGTACGATTCGTCGGCTGTACATCGGCTTGGGTTGTCGTATCATAGCTTCAATGATCCCGGAGTTTGCCGGGCAATTCGGGCGTTTGGTACGCCACTTGCTGAGGAGAAGGGTAATGGTGATGAAGAGAAGTTTCGCCGTGATGGCTATGGTCGCGGCGGTTTCGTCGGTGTTCGCTGTCTACGGGCGTCTTACGGGCCCCAGCGATTCAGATTCGACTTTCACTTGGGTCGGCCGTGTCGGAAACGCCTCGGGCACGGTCATTGCCCCCAATTGGGTTCTAACAGCCCGCCACGTTTCGGGCACATTCAACTTGAACGGCACGGACATCGCTCACGACGCGAGGTTCGAGCACCCCACTTCCGACTTGGCTCTGCTGCGGTTCTCGACTCCGTTCGCGGGGTTCCATCCGCTGTTCAACGGTTCGGCATTGGGCCGAGAAGCGTCGATCGTCGGTTTTGGCAACTCGGGAACGCCCCGAACGAACCTGACGGGCTATAACTGGGTAACGGCCGCGGGGACCCGTAGAGCCGTTACGAACAACGTCGGTCTGACCCAAACTCTGGCCGTCAACTACGGCGGCAGCATCGGGGTTCTCAACGTGGCGATGTACCTCGCCGATCTGGATTCGCACGATCCGGGAACTCCCGCGCCGTACGACCGGGATTGGTTTGGTGACGGCGGGGCAACTTCGAACGAAGGCAACGTCAGCGTGGGCGACTCGGGTGGGAGTTGGCTCGTCGACGATGGGGGAGTCTGGAAAGTGGCCGGAGTGACTTCGGTCCGGTTTTTTGCCGACCCGCTGCCCGCCGGAGCCACAGGCGATCCGGACCCGTTCATGGCGTTTGGAGTCAGCGGCTCGGGAGCGGTCAACCTCAACGACCCGAACAACTGGAACTGGATTCAGGCAACGATGGTCCCTGAACCCGCCACCCTTATTGCATTGGGCATCGGGGTCGCCGCCACCCTTCGCCGACGTCGAAAGTAACGCTCGCCTCGCGGCGGGTTCTTGCAGGCTCTCGCCCCAGTGGGCGAGGGCCTTTTGCTTGACAAGCGGAACGGACCGAACCCAAAATCCTCAGCAATCGCCGGGGGATCGAAAATGGCAAAGCGAGTACTTAATGTTGGGTTGATCGGCTACCAGTTCATGGGCAAAGCCCACAGCAACATGTACCGGCAGGTCGGCCACTACTTCGACCTCGACATCGAAGTGAACATGCACACGCTTTGCGGTCGAACCGCCCACGCGGTAGAGGCAGCAGCCGAGAAGCTCGGCTGGGCGAACGTGGCCACCGATTGGCGAGCCGTCGTCGAGAATCCTGAGATCGACGTCATCGATGTCTCGACTCCAGGGGACAGCCATTGCGAAATCGCCTGCGCCGCCGCCGAAGCGGGCAAGATGGTGTTCTGCGAGAAGCCGATCGGAAACACGCTCAAACAAGCCAAGGACATGCTCGAAGCCGTCCGGCTGAACGGCGTTCCCAATCTGGTGTTTCACAACTACCGCGCTGCGCCGGCGGTCGCGCTCGCAAAGATCATGATCGATTCGGGCCGTCTGGGGACGATCTATCACATGAGGGCGACCTACCTTCAGGATTGGATCGCAGACCCTCAGTTTCCCCTTGTATGGCGGTTGCAGAAGGAGCGGGCCGGGAGCGGGGCCCTAGGCGACATTCATTCCCACATCATCGACTTGGGGCGGTTTCTGTTGGGCGAATTTGAGTCCGTGGTAGGGAAGCTACACACGTTCATCGAAGAGCGGCCTCTTGTGGCGGCGACGGACGACAAGCTGGGCGCGAAGGCCTCGGAGCAAATGGGGAAGGTGACCGTGGACGACGCCTCGATGTGCCTCGCCAAGTTTCGGTGCGGCGCGCTGGGCACGTTTGAGGCCTCTCGCTTTGCGGTAGGGCGTAAGAACTACAACCGCTTCGAAATCAACGGCTCGAAGGGCTCGGTGGTATTCAACCTCGAACGGATGAACGAACTGGAGTATTACAACGCCGCCGACCCGGACGGAGAGCAGGGATTTCGGCTGATCCAAGCGACCGAAGCGGCGCATCCCTACGCTGGCCATTACTGGCCTCCGGGCCACATCATCGGCTACGAGCACACCTTCATCAACCTGATGGCCGATGCGCTCTCCGCGATTTCCGAGGGGAAACGGTGCTCGCCCGACTTCCAAGATGGCTACGAAAACCAGAGGGTCCTCGACGCCATCGAGCGGAGTTCGCTCTCGGGAAGCTGGGTGAATCTCTGAGGATTTCGCAAAAAGCGCGCTCGTTGCTGTAACTTCTGCGGGGCTGGGGAGTCTTTACAAGCATAGGGGGCGGATTTCCCGTACGGATTCCGGAACGCACGGATGCGACGGCACAGTACGAAATACATCGGAAAGCACAAAAAAGGGCACGAAATTCGCGCTCGCGGTATAGCTTCTTCCACCAGTTCGACTAAAATACACAGTGGAGATCGTATGTCTCGACGTTGGATTGTATTGGCGATAGGAGCGGTGACAGCGGCCGCTAGCTGGGCTGAGGCCCAGACGCCATTCAACGCCGGTACGGAAGCCACCTCTACCCCTGCCGAAGCCGCCTCGATCGGTGGCACCCCCACGATCGACATGATCACGCTCGATGGTGCGAGCCTCGGCGTTCCTCTTCGGTTCGCGGGAATCGTCGCAGGTTCGGAGCGTGTCGAACTCGACGGTCGCAAGCTCGTCCGCGGAGTTGATTACCGGATCGACCATGCCGCCGGTGTGCTTTACCTTGGATTTGAAGCTCGTGCAGGAAGTCGGCTGATCGCGGCGTACCGCCACGACAAGGCCCTCGCAACGACCGCCCAGAAGGGGCTCGCCGGCGCGGGCGCGTTCAGTTTCCAGTTGGTGCCAGGTGGGCTGAACATGGTCGTGGGACTTGGCATGACCGAACGCACGGGCGACGGCAACGTGTTGAGCTCCAACATTTTTGGCTGGAACAACTCCTTCTCGTTCGGCGCGGGCAAGCTCAGCGGGCTGTTTCTCGTTGGGGATCGTCAACGCGTGCAAGCGCAGTCCCTGTACGAGTACGAGAAGCCTCAGGACAACGTGGACGTCGGGCGGTCGCAGTTCCTCGTTCAAGAAGCCGCGGCGAACTTGGGCGGCGGCTCGGTTTCGGCCAGCTACCAAGACATCAGCAAGAATTTCACCGGCTTCAGCGCCGTCGAAGGGGCCGGGTATGACGCTAAGCTCGTGCAGCAGTTCCAGAAGGAGCGCGGCCTCAAGAGGTTTGGGATGGGGCTTTCCCAGGTCGGACTGGGCGACCTCAAGCTCTCCTCCAGCTTCAAGACCGTCGGCGAAGGTTCGGAATCGATCGATTGGCGCAGCCTGAACGTTGCGGCGGGCGCCTTCAGCGCCGAATACTCATCGCAACGCGTCGGTTCCGGCTTCACGCGCTTCAAGGACCTGGCCGAGGAAGATCGCGGCCAACTCGCCAAGGAGCGAGGCATGTCCCGCGAGCGGATGGCGTTCCTCTACAAGCCGAAGGGCGTCGAATTGTCGTTCTCGGATAGCCGGATCGGCGACGGCAACGAAAAGTCGATCGCGAATCGGGATTTCAGCCTGAAGTCCGGCGCCTTCGCGCTCAGCACTGGGACGCAATCGGTCGATGAAGGATTCTCGCGCATCGGGAGCCTGCTCGGCCCTGAGCAGCAGCGTCTGGCGCGGGAGGTGGGTGCATCGAGGTCTTGGACGAGCCTGGAGTGGGGTGCCATTCCCGGATTGAAGGAGCCCCTGAAGTACACGCGAAAGTCTCTCGTCAAGGGAGAGAGCTCCTTCGAGTCGACCGACGTCCGCCTCGCCGGCTCCAACTGGACGTTCGAATCGACGAAGATGGGTTCGGACGACGGCTTTGTGGGGATGGGCGCGATGCAAGATGCCGAACGCGCCGAGTACGTGAAATCCGCCGCTGGACTCTACGCTCCGAACCTTCAGTACAAGCCCGACGACGTGCAGAGGTTCCTGCAAGGCGCAGGGATCGATCGATCTGGGACGCGGTTGAGCCTGACCCCTTCTAAGAGCACGAGCTTCTCGCTTTCTGAGACTCGCGTGGGATCGAGCACGGGTGGGGCGAAGCTTCAACAGGCGAGCCTCTCAGTCGGGGCGCTGGGGCTGTCGTTCCGAAAGCAAACGATGGACGACGGGTTCAGTGATCTCTCCCGTCTGATGCAGTTCGAGCGGATGCAGTGGGGAACCCTCCAGGGCCTCGACCGCACCGACTGGGCAGCAGGTGGCAAGTTCGGTGGGTCTCAGTTCTCGTTCACCAGTCTGACGGCGTCCGCGCCTTCGGGCGACGCCTCGCATCAGGCGCTCAAGGTTTCGAGCGGGCCCTTTGAACTCGAAGCGCATCAACGCGATGTCGATGCCTCGTTCTCGGACGTTCGCCAACTCCTCGACCCGGACAAGGACAACCTATTCGCCCTTCGAGGCTATAAGGAGAGGGACGTACGCGCCAGTTGGGCGATCCTTCCTAACCTTAAGCTGAACGCGTTTCTGCAAGACGGCAAGGCGATCGATTCGGACGAAGAGAAGTACCTGAGAGACTTCCGCCTGTCTTGGACCCCTGACGCCAACAGCCAAGTCGGGTTCAACGATTTTTCGCAACGAGACGACGATCCGCTGAGGCTGCTTTTTGGCAATAACACGCAGCTTCTCACGCTTACGCGGAAGTTCGGGAGCCTGGGCACCTTCCGCTATGCGCGGGAGACCAAGGACTACGATGGCGAACTGACCGACCTGCCCGATTCGAAGCGCGAGTATGTGGCCGTCGAGACCAAGCTCGACCCCAAGACGACGCTCCTCTCCGAGCAGACCAACACGACCTTTGAGAACGGCGGGAAGGAGAGCGTCAGCACGAATACCGTCAGCACTGAGATCTCGAAGCGCGTCGGAGTCAGCATCAGCGACGTTCAGGTCGAACGAAACGGCGAGCAGCCCGACGAGACCAAGCGGAATTACGGCATGTGGCTCGACTTTGGCCGAGGCATCCGCCTGAGCTACGGCTACATTCGTAACCTTGCCGACGAGCAGGCCGGAACCCAGCAACAGCAACTCCAAATCACGCCGGGAACCGTTGGCGGCATTACAGTCGGCCAAGGCCAATACGTGGAGCAGCGATGGGACGGTTTGCGAACCAAGTCGCAGGGCGGGGTCCAGGTGTCCGCATCCAAGCCCTTTAGCTTGGGGCAGCTTGCGATCAACACGATGAAATTCGGCTTCGACAGCGCGGCAGATCGAGGAACGTGGCTCAAGGAAGACAAGAGTTTCCAACTGCAAGGAAACCTCTTCAAGAACACGTTTGGCGTCGAGTATCGCGGCCGGATGCACCCGAGCGGCATCCGCGCGATTGACCGCTTGTTCACGTTCGCTACCGATCAGAGCGAAACGCAGAAGGTTCGAGCCACCCTCGCCTACAAGGTCAGGACCCTGCCGGACGATGAGAACATCATGATCCGGAACTTCAACATCGTCGCCAAGCCGTTCAAGGACTTCGAGGTGAGCCACCAACTCCTCACCAATCCCGAAGTCGCCAAGGGCGACGCGCTGCTGGGGACGATCACGCAAGCCTCGCAAGTGAGCGCGTGGAAGCTGGACTACAAGCGCAGCAAGGACTTCACGATCGGAGCCGAGTGGAAGGAGATCATGGACCCCAAGCGGCCCCTCCTCCGGACCGCCGGCATCAATCTCGGGCTGTTCGGCTCGAGCGGCTCGCCGCTGTACCTCTACTATGGCCTCGAACAAGCCGACCTGAACGCGGACACTCGCCGAACGACCCACAGGTATCACCTGAGGTTCGATCAGAAGCCTGGACCAAACCAGATGTTCAGCTTCTTCATCGGAAACGTCAGCTATCAGCACAGCATCATCGATGGCCAGCCGCGCTCCAACTGGACGCTTCGCCTCGATTACCAACTCCGATTCTAACGGCGCCAAGGCCATAATCCCTGAATCGGTTCGGCAACGATTTCGGCATGGTTTTCCGCGAGTACGGTTCGTTTGGCAAGTGTTGGGTCGTCGATCTTGGCGAGGCAGAGGCGCTCGTCACGCTCGAATTCGGTCCTAGGGTCATTCGATTGGGTCCCAAGGGCGGCTCCAACCTCTTCAAGGAGTTTGCGGGCGGAGATTCGGTGGGCGACCTCGGCTTCCGACTCTACGGCGGGCACCGTCTCTGGTCAGGCCCCGAAGTTCCTACGACTTGCTATTTGCCCGACAACGAGCCTGTAGCCGCCATCGAGGTCCCTGATGGTGTCCGATTCACTTCGCCCGCCAATGCGGCCGGGATAGAGAAGTCGCTCGATTTGAGGGGCATCGGAGATCGCTCCGTGACCCTCGCGCATCGGCTCACCAATCGCTCGGATGCTCCGCTCGAGCTTTTCCCTTGGGCGCTTTCAGCGATGGCGCCTGGGGGCGTCTGCTACGTCCCGCTGCCCGAGTTCCGCGCGCACACCGAGGACCTTCTGCCTGCGACTCCCCTCGTGGCGTGGCGGTATACGGACTTTTCGGACCCTCGGTGGCGATTCACCCCAGGGTCGCTCTCGTTGAGCCAGACGGAAAGCCCATCGCCGCAGAAAGCCGGCCTTTGGGTTGAGCAGGGAATCGCAGCTTACGTCCTTGAAGGCTGGGTCTTTCTCAAGCGGTTTGAGCCGTATCGACCCGAAGACTGCCCGGACTTCGGGTGCAATTTCGAGATGTTCACGAACGGGGAGATGCTGGAAATCGAGTCCGTCGGCCCGATTCGGTCGCTCCAGCCTGGCGAATCGCTCGATCACTTCGAGACTTGGTACGTTCGCCAAACGTCAGAATTTCACGCTCTCCGATCAGGCAGTCGGGAGTGGTTGAACGAAGCGGCTGCAACCTGCCCGTTCAGGGCCGTGGAGCCTCGCGTGAGCGGATAGCGAGGGAAAACGGCGTTACAATGAAGGGAGAACGGAGCCGGGGCGAAGTTTCGTAGGGAGAATAGAACCCATGCTGAATGCACTCCTATTGTCGATATCTCTCGCGCCGCAAGGGCCAAGCTACACGGACCTGAACCGCGTTTTCGCCAAGGGCGAGAAGTCGGAGTATGAGGTCCGCGCGAGTCTCACGACCGAGCGGCGGGTGATTGGACTTGAGACTTGGATGCCGGAGGACCTCGACATTCGCTACAAGTTCAAGTATGAAGTCGTCGAGATGAAGGCGGACGGGATCTGCGACCTGAAGTACCTGCGCCCCTCGATGACGATCACCGAGGGAGAAACCTACGACTCGCCTCCCAAGGAGACCGTCGAAAAGGTCGATCTGAACTTCCTGCTCACGATGTCGCCCGTCAACGACCTCATCGGGATGAAGGACCTCAACCCTCCCAAGCCCGAGAAGCCCCCTGGGGCGAAGTTACGTTCCATGAGTCCCTGGGCCGGGGTCCTACAGGAGACGACCCTTCAGGCCTTCGTCGGGCAGTTTGCGGGTGAAATCTACCGGCTTGCTTTGTTCGCGGGTTCGATGGATGCGAGCTTGGACTTCGCGCCGAAACTGCCTTACGACGAAGTCAAGGTAGGGGACAAATGGAAGCGGACCGTGGGCTATTCCCCCCAGAAGCTCGCCGGGAAGGGCGGAAAGCTCGCCGTTCAGCGACTGGACTACACCTTCGAATACGTCGGGATGGCTGAGACCGCCGGAAAACCGTACCACAGGGTAACCGCGAGTCTGGAACTCAAAACCGACCTCGCGGAGTTCATCCATCAGTCGTTCAACGTCAAGCCCTCGGAGACGGGCCTCAAAGAGATTCCGCTTCAACTGAAGGCGTCGGTCGAGTTCGACCTCGACCCCGCAACCCGCAAGACGATTGCGGCGAGGGCCCAGTCCGAGGGCGGGTTCAGCATCGTGATCACGAGATTCCCCGATCGTCCCATTCAAGAGGAGCGGTTCAAAGGCCGGGCCACCCTAAAGTTGCTCTCCGGATAAACCCCGCGTTCGCATGGCGTAGGTAAGATTGCCGCTGTGCGGGCATTGGCGCGGCACCGACAGACGTTGCTGGCAGCAGTTCTCGTCGCCCTCGGTGCGGCAGCGGCCGCGTACGCCCCAACCGAGCGGCTCCTCAACTACGACAACGCCGACTTTCTGGTGTTCTGGCTTTGCGCGCTGGTATGCAAGGGCCTCGGGGGCAAATCCGGCGGGCATGCTTATGAAGGCGCGTTCGTCGCTGGAATGATCGTAAGCGGTGGGCCGATTACGGCGCTGTGCGGGGACGTATTGGCCGCGCTCCTGGTAGCGGCAACTTCGCCTTCCAACGGGGGCAGACGGTTCCGCGCTTCGGTCGCGGCCGCGTCGGGCGCGACGGGACTTGCGAGCTTGGCTTTGCTCGCGCCGCTGACTTCCGAACTCTGGCACATCCCGCCCATGGCGCTCTTTTACGCCGCTTTCGCGCTGGCGATCCGGGAGGCGTTCCGCAGAATCGGCGCAGGGAAGACCCCCCATTTTCAGCGTCGCGACCTTGGGGTTGAATTCGCCCTCGGCCTATCTGTGGCCCTCGCGCTCTCGCTTTGCTTGGCCTTGTTTTGGGGACACTCTGAGGTGTTCCTGTCGCCCGTACTTCTGCTTCCCGTTGCCCTACTGACGAAAACCACAAGCCTCCACGACGAGTTGATTCAGCACGATCACTCCGTTATTGCCGCCCTCACGCTCATGCTGCAACGGGTCCACCCGTATTCGGCGGGGCACTTGGAGCGGGTAGCGAGTATTGCCGAGGAAGTTGGCTTGGCGTTGGGGCTGCCGCCCCGCCGAGCGCGGATGCTGCACCTTGCCGCGCTCCTGCACGATGTGGGCAAGATCGCGATCGACGAAGAGCTATTGGACCGTCCAGGACCCCTCAGCGACAAGGAGATGGCCGAGGTCCGCAAGCACGCGCAATACGGCGCGGAGATCCTCGGGAGGGTCCGAAGGTTCGAGCAAATCATCCCTTGGGTTCGCTCGCATCACGAAAGGCCAGACTCGAAGGGTTACCCGGAAGGGCTTTCAGGCGGCCAGATTCCTCTTGAGTCGAAGATCATCTCGGTCGTCGACGCCTTCGACGCGATGACTGGCGAAGCGCTCGGCGGCGAAGCGAGAAAGTACCGGAAGCCTATGAGCATCCCGGAGGCTTTCGCCGAACTCAGGGGCCACGCCGGTTCGCAGTTCGATGCGACGGTGGTCGAGGCATTCTGCAAGATCGCTCAGGAGAGATGGGCTTGATCTCCAGCTACTCGCTCGTGGGGCTCTTGATCGCAGCGGCGGTGAGCGGCGTGGCGTGGCTCGCGCTCAAGGTGATTCTCCCCTCGCAGTTCGAGGCCAGAATCACAGAGGCCTGCCGAGCTTTTGCCACAGCGATCGAATTGAGGTTTCCCAGCCATTCCGGGCTCACCTCGCGGGCGGCCTCTCTTTGCGTCTTGGTCGCTGACCGGCTGGGATTCTCGAAGGAGCAGATTCGGGACATCGAGCGCGCCTGCCTTCTGCGCGACATCGGGCACTGCGCCACGCCCTACGCGCTTGTCAATCGAAAGGCGTTCGACGACTGGAGCGCCGAGGAAAGACGGACGTACTTGAAACACGCGGGGGCGAGCGGCGCGATGCTCGAACTCGTGCCCTCGCTCAGGTCTCTTGCGAGCGCGGTCCGATTTCACCATCGCCCTTGGCCGGGCAAAGATGCTCAAGGCAGCGCGGACGTGCCTCAGGCGGCTCGCATTCTCAAGGCGGTCGTCGACTTCGTTTGGAAGGAGCGCTTCGAGGGTTTCGAGGTCGCGCTAAAGTCGATTGAGGTGGGAGCCGGCGACGAGTACGAGTTAGAAGCTGCCAAGGCGCTGTTGGCCGTGCTAACATCCATTCGTGACGGAAGCTCCGGAGGACCGCCGAATCCCTAGCGCCTTCGTGGCTCGCGCCTCGTGGATCGTCTTCTCGTTCGCCCTATTCCTTCGGCTGATCGGCATCGGTTGGGGCCTGCCCGACGACCTCCACCATTTCTCATACCACCCCGACGAGACCGTCAACGTTCTGGTCGCTCAGCAGATCGAGCCCGCCAAGTTGGATTTCGATCCTGATTTCTACAACTACGGCACGGTGTACCTCACAGTTCTCAGCGTGGGCAGTTCGCTGGCCGGGGCGCTCATGGGAAGCGGGACCGAGGACCCTACTGCGGTTTACGGGTTCTTGGGGAAGTCGATCTTGATGGGTCGGCTGGCTTCGAGCCTTGCGGGCGCGGGTTCGGTCGTCGTAGTGTTCCTTCTGTTGCGGCGATGGGTCCGGATTCGCTTTGCGTTTGCGGGCGCGCTGTTGCTTGCCGTTGCCCCAGCGCACGTCGTGCATTCAAGGTTCGCCACGGTCGACATCTTGGCCGCGTTGTTCGTCGCCTTGTGCCTTCATTTTTCGCTGAAGCTGCTTCGCGCTCCCTCCGAACCCGAAAGGGACGAGGTTTTCAACCGGAAACAGGTTCTGCTGGCCGCATTGTTCGCCGGGATGGCTGCAGGGACGAAGTACAACGCGGGTTTGGTTGTGCTGGCGATCCTCGCGGCAATCTGGCTCGCCAAACCTAAACGCCCGGCCATGCTGACGGCCCAGGTGATTGGGGTCGCCGCGGTGGCTTTCGCGCTGAGCACGCCCGGAGTTTTCACGAATTCCGAAGCCTTCTGGCGCGACTTCAGTTACGAACTGTCCCACGCCCGCGAGGGCCACGGCCTTGTGTTTGTAGGTAGGGGACCGGGCTTCCTTTACCACCTACTCAACCTCGCCGTGGGATTTGGGCTGATCGCCTCGCTTTTCGGCGCGGTGGGGCTTGTCACGCCGCGCCCCGAATACCGCAGGGTGGCCTGGATCGTGCTGGCGTTTGCGGCGCCCTATTACGTTCTCATGGGCGGCTCGAACGTGATGTTCCTTCGATACACG
The genomic region above belongs to Candidatus Nitrosymbiomonas proteolyticus and contains:
- a CDS encoding dehydrogenase, which translates into the protein MAKRVLNVGLIGYQFMGKAHSNMYRQVGHYFDLDIEVNMHTLCGRTAHAVEAAAEKLGWANVATDWRAVVENPEIDVIDVSTPGDSHCEIACAAAEAGKMVFCEKPIGNTLKQAKDMLEAVRLNGVPNLVFHNYRAAPAVALAKIMIDSGRLGTIYHMRATYLQDWIADPQFPLVWRLQKERAGSGALGDIHSHIIDLGRFLLGEFESVVGKLHTFIEERPLVAATDDKLGAKASEQMGKVTVDDASMCLAKFRCGALGTFEASRFAVGRKNYNRFEINGSKGSVVFNLERMNELEYYNAADPDGEQGFRLIQATEAAHPYAGHYWPPGHIIGYEHTFINLMADALSAISEGKRCSPDFQDGYENQRVLDAIERSSLSGSWVNL
- a CDS encoding response regulator c-di-GMP phosphodiesterase, RpfG family, encoding MISSYSLVGLLIAAAVSGVAWLALKVILPSQFEARITEACRAFATAIELRFPSHSGLTSRAASLCVLVADRLGFSKEQIRDIERACLLRDIGHCATPYALVNRKAFDDWSAEERRTYLKHAGASGAMLELVPSLRSLASAVRFHHRPWPGKDAQGSADVPQAARILKAVVDFVWKERFEGFEVALKSIEVGAGDEYELEAAKALLAVLTSIRDGSSGGPPNP
- a CDS encoding tRNA dihydrouridine synthase DusB, which gives rise to MSRLKSPQPIRVGAVEIDPPVVLAPMEEVTNQPFRRIAKRIGRPGLVVTEFVSAMALHYGAAKSLQKLRVHPDERPIGVQIFGGDPEVMAETARVVEEAGADLVDINMGCWVPKVCRTGSGAALLKDASTAERIVGAVVKAVRIPVTVKVRAGWDYSEFAAPELAQRFESAGAKMLTLHARFAKQGFEGEADWDLIRRLREAIQIPLVGNGDIRSGSDALRMFAETGCDGVMVGRAAISNPWRLAEIVAAVEGRQIPRPPSLRERIEVALQHLRWLIAFEAGVAEWDEVEAIPQPIVEDAERRACRRLRGQIPLYIKGYPGASQARARLTSCSSLEEFRDVLETFAKACPDPSPGIGAAV